From one Methanocalculus alkaliphilus genomic stretch:
- a CDS encoding ABC transporter substrate-binding protein codes for MKQIMLVSLAVLLGLTLLVAGCVDEAPVQPPNGVTDVGIMYTATGQMPVLLSTGQIDGYMVWQPFVSVAEVSGIGTVVSYSQDLPPAGTWTDHTCDALSAREDFIAANPDLVNAIAALLILSGDYVQENPDRAAEVSADWLFGGGDMTFGDVRVSSKDVLAHSIPTIRFSTEPSEEWLQSNDRFIEALRDIGYLTGGLKDASPAEVRDSLYDFSHYEAAVAMVEAGEIVTPPKRTRPMSLGYLPSDHDAPLFVAIKDWEYFNDTFGIALKPRTTAPGKVDVADLIVNGETITEVRLVQGEGGAQLMTLMGTDAIQMSYAGTPPTISAVDRGMAIKILLPTQNEGSGLVVAASAPVDDWNSFIAWADARSAEGRPLRIAAPIRGSIQDVQIKYALQDSGVVVKEV; via the coding sequence ATGAAGCAGATTATGCTTGTTTCTCTGGCGGTGCTTCTTGGATTAACACTCCTTGTTGCAGGGTGTGTTGATGAAGCGCCGGTACAACCTCCAAACGGAGTAACCGATGTCGGTATTATGTATACCGCTACAGGGCAGATGCCTGTCCTTCTCTCAACAGGTCAGATCGACGGATATATGGTCTGGCAGCCCTTCGTCTCGGTAGCCGAGGTCTCCGGCATAGGAACTGTCGTCAGCTACTCCCAGGATCTTCCGCCTGCCGGAACCTGGACGGATCACACCTGTGACGCCCTCTCTGCACGCGAGGACTTCATAGCAGCAAACCCGGATCTTGTGAATGCGATTGCTGCCCTCCTTATCCTCTCAGGCGACTATGTTCAGGAGAATCCTGATCGTGCCGCCGAGGTCTCTGCCGACTGGCTCTTTGGCGGTGGAGATATGACCTTTGGCGATGTCAGGGTCAGCTCAAAGGATGTGCTTGCCCACTCCATACCAACGATCCGGTTCTCAACCGAGCCCTCTGAGGAATGGCTGCAGAGCAATGATCGTTTCATCGAGGCTCTTCGGGATATCGGGTATCTGACAGGCGGTCTCAAAGATGCCTCACCTGCTGAAGTCCGCGATTCACTCTATGACTTCTCCCATTATGAAGCCGCCGTGGCTATGGTCGAAGCAGGCGAGATCGTCACTCCTCCGAAGCGTACCAGACCTATGTCGCTTGGGTACCTCCCATCGGATCATGATGCCCCCCTCTTTGTTGCCATCAAGGACTGGGAATACTTCAATGATACCTTCGGCATCGCATTGAAGCCGCGGACCACTGCCCCGGGCAAGGTTGATGTCGCGGATCTCATCGTCAATGGTGAGACGATCACCGAAGTCCGGCTTGTGCAGGGTGAAGGTGGCGCCCAGCTGATGACCCTCATGGGAACAGATGCTATCCAGATGTCATATGCCGGCACTCCACCGACCATCTCAGCGGTTGACAGGGGAATGGCTATTAAGATCCTGCTTCCAACACAGAATGAAGGATCAGGCCTCGTTGTTGCGGCATCTGCTCCGGTCGATGACTGGAATTCATTCATTGCATGGGCTGATGCACGATCCGCAGAGGGTCGGCCACTCAGGATCGCCGCACCAATCCGTGGCTCGATCCAGGATGTGCAGATTAAATACGCACTCCAGGACAGCGGTGTGGTGGTGAAAGAAGTCTGA